In Oryza glaberrima chromosome 8, OglaRS2, whole genome shotgun sequence, the following are encoded in one genomic region:
- the LOC127782493 gene encoding uncharacterized protein LOC127782493 produces the protein MEIPTDAIHRLRSSLREPSSAPASASATPPFPSVADAVAAFDSRVGVGAAGATPRCGRCGAAGGLLRGEGSAVCAYCGCPRREGCGGVAAFRGSVAYRWLLGSLGLDGSEPVEFDNESTDSSKTKEALKNGMVLSDLLDLKLSFPPENKETSGSTENNEQSSAEHMLKLSGVNLDSFFAARMENTTTAAVPTQKHTVVQEKQSTDSHGSSSLEMRATYLTGTKTSSQNTNQIEVTPAFANWDADFQSASSESVTEDSKKSDLFNSASNVKASSFPAHVTAISPVVPSGNETYMRSTKLEDSKDLASASGMLVKDESNSGIFPENNIAEFTESSLSKSSAHSDQLPARGDTGVGIDEAFDDWQEFTGGNQGSLSNAGEHMEGPIESNPSEIKTVDTWPVSSMESSNNVTDNSVDDWQAFTSSSGQGGNSVKPIEGSAASQGGDVVKPVGQTASISFEHFSEANSVELWPVGNINELHNTKVVNETNDSFDDWQDFTTSGQGQGAPSNQVGGMIEVSRITQKETSDDSWFTTDVKEEINKDLVNTTNAMLDDFQSFSGSDLAPQSSSFVSGEMMNPSFGQHEGTDTVQSWLGGSNNMGTNMATTNSEDNSFDIWQDFTTSGHQKENISIFERKTTSTSSERAKETDPMDLWLTSNAQESNSSKDANRINDSSGGWQDFANFGQKESMKIPGVGHSAKDSSSNSAELKNHEQINEDSDPFDDWQDFKNSHPLDTSLQVPSNSSFDNSLVRMPDALEGLEFGSFAQSVPSQSQRDNKENSNETNTVSSNHNLERMVGRQQTGDLGSLSTIWPTTSHDTQSVSKPESADANVERLLSQMHDLSFMLKDELSIPDKPVGHSKP, from the exons atggagaTCCCCACCGACGCCATCCACCGCCTCCGCTCCTCCCTACGCGAgccctcctccgcccccgcctccgcctccgcgacgccgcccTTCCCCTCCGTCGCGGACGCCGTGGCCGCCTTCGACTCCCGCGTGGGAGTGGGCGCCGCGGGGGCCACCCCCCGGTGCGGCCGCTGCGGGGCCGCGGGGGGGCTCCTCCGCGGTGAGGGGTCCGCCGTGTGCGCCTACTGCGGGTGCCCCAGGCGGGAGGGGTGCGGCGGTGTCGCCGCCTTCCGCGGCAGTGTGGCGTACCGGTGGCTGCTCGGCTCGCTCGGGCTGGATGGATCC GAGCCTGTAGAATTTGACAACGAGTCTACTGATTCAAGTAAAACCAAAGAAGCACTGAAGAACGGGATGGTCTTATCTGATCTGCTGGACCTTAAACTTTCCTTCCCCCCTGAGAATAAGGAAACATCTGGAAGTACCGAAAACAATGAACAGTCATCTGCTGAACATATGCTAAAATTATCTGGTGTTAACCTAGACTCATTTTTCGCTGCAAGAATGGAGAACACAACCACCGCTGCAGTTCCTACTCAAAAACATACTGTGGTGCAGGAAAAACAAAGCACAGATAGTCATGGTTCTTCCAGTTTGGAGATGCGTGCTACATACTTAACTGGAACGAAAACAAGTTCtcaaaacacaaatcaaatagAAGTTACTCCAGCATTTGCAAATTGGGATGCTGACTTTCAGTCTGCTAGCTCAGAAAGTGTCACCGAGGACTCCAAGAAATCTGACCTATTTAACAGCGCCTCGAATGTCAAGGCTTCTAGTTTTCCAGCACATGTAACTGCCATCAGCCCAGTTGTACCTAGTGGAAATGAAACATATATGAGAAGTACCAAGCTAGAAGATTCAAAAGATTTGGCTTCAGCAAGTGGCATGCTAGTTAAAGATGAAAGTAACAGTGGAATCTTTCCTGAGAACAATATTGCTGAGTTCACCGAGTCCTCCCTTAGCAAGAGTTCAGCGCATAGTGATCAATTGCCTGCAAGGGGTGATACTGGAGTCGGTATAGATGAAGCTTTTGATGACTGGCAAGAGTTTACTGGTGGAAATCAGGGAAGCCTGTCAAATGCAGGAGAACATATGGAGGGGCCTATAGAGAGCAACCCCTCCGAAATAAAAACCGTAGATACCTGGCCTGTTAGTAGCATGGAATCATCCAATAATGTTACTGACAACTCTGTTGATGATTGGCAAGCTTTTACTTCCAGCTCTGGTCAAGGAGGAAATTCGGTGAAGCCAATAGAAGGGTCAGCTGCTAGTCAAGGAGGAGATGTGGTGAAACCAGTTGGACAAACAGCAAGCATCTCATTTGAACATTTTTCAGAAGCTAATTCTGTTGAGTTATGGCCTGTGGGCAATATTAATGAGCTTCATAATACAAAAGTAGTAAACGAAACTAATGATTCTTTTGATGATTGGCAAGATTTTACAACCTCTGGTCAAGGTCAAGGTGCACCATCTAATCAAGTTGGAGGCATGATTGAAGTCTCACGTATCACTCAGAAAGAAACAAGTGATGACTCATGGTTCACAACAGATGTTAAGgaagaaataaataaagatTTAGTGAATACAACTAATGCCATGTTGGACGATTTTCAAAGTTTTTCTGGTTCAGATCTAGCACCACAAAGTTCATCGTTTGTAAGTGGAGAAATGATGAATCCTTCATTTGGGCAACATGAAGGAACTGATACTGTGCAATCATGGTTGGGTGGCAGCAATAATATGGGTACAAACATGGCCACAACAAATAGTGAAGACAATTCATTTGATATTTGGCAAGATTTTACAACGTCGGGTCatcaaaaagaaaacatttcTATTTTTGAGAGAAAAACAACTAGCACATCATCAGAGCGAGCTAAAGAAACTGATCCAATGGATTTGTGGTTAACCAGCAATGCCCAGGAATCTAATAGCAGCAAAGATGCTAATAGAATTAATGACTCATCTGGTGGATGGCAGGATTTTGCTAATTTTGGTCAAAAAGAAAGTATGAAAATTCCTGGGGTAGGGCACTCTGCGAAAGATTCTTCAAGCAATTCAGCTGAACTTAAGAACCATGAACAGATAAATGAAGATAGTGACCCATTTGATGACTGGCAGGATTTCAAGAACTCACATCCACTGGATACAAGCTTACAAGTTCCATCAAATTCTTCATTTGATAACTCTTTAGTACGGATGCCTGATGCACTAGAAGGACTGGAGTTTGGGAGCTTTGCACAGTCTGTTCCATCCCAAAGCCAAAGAGATAATAAGGAGAATTCTAACGAAACAAATACGGTTTCATCCAATCATAACTTAGAAAG GATGGTTGGAAGGCAGCAGACAGGCGATTTGGGTTCACTGTCTACCATTTGGCCAACTACAAGTCATGACACCCAATCTGTTTCAAAACCGGAATCTGCTGATGCAAATGTAGAGAGACTGCTGTCGCAGATGCACGACTTATCCTTTATGCTCAAAGATGAACTGTCGATCCCTGATAAACCTGTAGGTCATTCTAAGCCTTGA